The genomic stretch CGTGAGGAAGTTCATTTACCCTGTCCCTGTCCCGATTTTCGGATGTCCCTTCCGAATTGCGCGAAGGATAGCATCGAGGCGTGAATAGTCGGTGAACACGATGTTAATATCTGGTCGAAAACCCGTTGCTTCGTGGCCGGAATGCGGCTGATTCGGGGTGTTTCCGTGCCTTTTGTCGCCATTCCGGCTTGTGTGACTTTTGCATCACATATGTTTCGTTTGAATGTCGCCCGCGCGCGGTTCTGTTTCAATTTCTGGCCGGCGGGCGAAATTTCCGTTCGTGCCGCCACGATGGCTCGGGCGCGCCTGGCATGCGTAATGTCGCGCGCGGGCGGAACTGGAGCGGGCTCTGGCCGTTCTGACTTTCATCTGATCGCTTAGAGGGAAATTGCCATGGCGCCGCGACCTGCCTGGAAGGGTTATCTGAAGCTGTCGCTGGTCACCTGCGCGGTCGAACTGACCAATGTCGTCACCCACACCGAAAGGGTCTCGTTTCGCATCCTCAACCGCAAGACCGGCAACACGGTGAAGCGCATCTATGTCGATGCCGAAACCGGCAAGCCCCTGGATGAGGGCGACGAGATCAAGGGCTATGAATTGGACGACGGCGATTTCGTCCATATCGAGGAGGACGAGATCGAGGCGGTGCAGATCGAATCCTCGCACACGATGAGCCTCGACGGCTTCGTCGACAAGGCCTCGATCCAGCAGATCTATCTCGACACGCCCTACTATGTGGCGCCGGCCGACAAGGTGTCGGAGGAGGCGTTCGCCGTCATCCGCGATGCCATGGCAGGCAAGAAGATGGCCGGGCTGGCGCGCATCGTGCTGTACAGCCGAGAACGCCCCGTGGTGATTGAGCCGCTGGGCAAGGGCATGGTGCTGACGACGCTGCGCTACGACAATACGGTGCGCCAGCCTGACAGCGTGTTCGACGAGATCAAGGCGGTGAAGACCGACCAGGAGATGACCGATCTGGCCGAACTGATCATCGACAAGAAGAAAGCGAAATTCGATCCGTCGAAATTCGACGACAAGTATGAGGACGCGCTGCTCGAACTGATCCGTGCCAAGAAGGCCGGGCACAAGGCGCCTAAGGCCAAGGCGGCGCCAAAACCCTCCAACGTCGTCAATCTGTTCGACGCGCTGAAGAAGAGCCTGTCGTCGTCGGATTCCGGGGATTCCGGCTCTGCAAACGCATCATCCGCGAAAGCCAGGCCGGCGCCCAAACGCGCCAAGCCGAAAGCTGCCGCGCCCAAGCGCAAATCGGCCTGAGGACAGGGAACGATGGCCGGCCTCGAACAATATCACGCCAAGCGCGATTTCAAGAAGACGTCGGAGCCGGCGGGCAAGGTGGCGCGCACAGGGAAGGGCGAGGCGGGCGGTATCTTCGTCATCCACAAGCACGCGGCGACCAGGCTGCATTACGACCTTCGCCTGGAACATGGCGGCGTGCTTTGGAGCTGGGCGGTGACACGGGGACCCAGCCTCGATCCGCATGAGAAGCGGCTGGCCGTCCATGTCGAGGACCACCCGATCGACTATGCGCCGTTCGAGGGCACGATCCCCAAGGGCGAATATGGCGGCGGTTCCGTCATCGTCTGGGACGAGGGCACATGGCTGCCCGAGACCGACCCGGCCAAGGCGATGAAGAAGGGCCATATCAGCTTCGAGCTCAAGGGCCACAAGCTGCATGGGCTTTGGCATCTGGTGCGGTTGCAGCCGCGGGCGGGTGAAAAGCGCGACAACTGGCTGCTGATCAAGTCGGACGATGCCGCGGCGCGCCCGGGCGAAGACATTTTGAAGGACAAGCCGGAATCGGTGAAGTCGGGCCTGACGATCGAGGAGGTCGGCGAGGGCAAGGCGGCCAAGGGCGAGAAGCCTGAAGTCTGGCACTCCAACAAGCCTGCCGCCGGCAAGGCAAAGACCACGGCCCGGAAACTCGACTTCATCGAACCGCAGCTTGCGACGCTCGAACGGGACGCACCGCCCGGCAAGGACTGGCTGCACGAGGTCAAATTCGACGGCTATCGCATGCAGGCGCAGATCGCCGGTACCGATGTGCGGCTCTTGACCCGCACCGGCCTCGACTGGACGGAGAAATTCGACGGCGAGATCGTTGCCGAACTCGCCGCGTTGAAATGCAACGATGCCATCATCGATGGCGAGATCGTCGTGCTGGCCGACAGCGGCGTCTCGTCCTTTGCGCTGCTGCAGCAGGATTTGTCGGCGAAGCGGACGAACCGCTTCCTCTATTATGTGTTCGATCTGATGCGCCTCGACGGCAAGGATTTGCGCGGCGAGCCGCTGGTCGAGCGCAAGCAGGCCTTGCAGGAACTGCTTGGCAAGCAGCCGGAAAACGCGGCGGTGCGTTTCTCCGACCATTTTTCCGAGCCCGGCAAGATCATGCTGGAGCATGCCTGCCGCATGGGGCTGGAAGGCGTCGTTTCCAAACGCGCCGACGCACCCTATCGCAGCGGGCGCGGCCCGACCTGGGTGAAGTCCAAATGCACGGCGCGGCAGGAATTCGTCATTGGCGGCTATCTGCCCTCGGACAAGACCGGGCGCGGGCTGCGCTCGCTGTTGGTCGGCTATTACGAGGGCGGCAAACTGCAGTATGCCGGGCGCGTCGGCACCGGTTTCTCCGCGAAGGGCGCGACGGAGCTGAAGAAGAAGCTCGATGCGCTGACGGCCAAGGAATCGCCTTTCGACAAGGCCGTGCCGAAGGGCAAGGGCATGGTCTGGGTCAAGCCGGAGCTTGTCGGCGAAGTGGAGTTCCGCAGCTGGACATCGGACCGTATAGTACGCCATGCCTCGTTCCAGGGACTGCGCGAGGACAAGCCGGCGGAGGAAATTGTGCAGGAAAAGCCCAAGGCAGCGACAGGCAAGGCCAAGCCGGCGTCAAGCGGCGCCGGAACATCCGCCGGGACGATGACGACGACGGTTAAGCTTTCCCATCCCGACAAGCTGCTGTGGCCCGAGGAAAAGATCTCCAAGCAGGGGCTGCTCGAGCACTACGCGCAGGTTTGGCCGCGCATGGAGCAGTTCGTGGTCAACCGGCCGCTCAGCCTGGTGCGTGCGCCGGACGGCGTCGGCGGTCCGCGCTTCTTCCAGAAACATGCCTCGGCCGGGATGAGCGACAAGATTGCCCGGATGAAGGACCCGACCGATGGCGAGGAGATCCTGTTCGTGCGGGATTTCGATGGGGTCGCCGCACTCGTCCAGTACGGCGTGGTCGAGATCCACATCTGGGGCTGCACGATCGACAAGCTCGAGCAACCCGACCAGATCATCTTCGATCTCGATCCCGATGAAGGCGTCGATGTGAAAGCGGTGCGCGAGGCGGCGCTCGATATCAGGGGCAAGCTCGATGAGCTGTCCCTGCCGAATTTCGTCAAGACGTCGGGCGGCAAGGGCTATCATGTGCTGGTGCCGCTGAAACCGTCGGCGGATTGGGAAGCGGTGAAGACCTTCGCCCATGATTTCGCCAAGGCGCTGGAACAAGGTGCCCCCGATCGCTACACGGCGACGCTGTCGAAAAAGGCGCGCACCGGCAAGATCTTCGTCGACTATCTGCGCAATGGCAGGGGCTCGACCACGGTCGCGCCCTATTCGTCGCGCGCCAAGAAGGGCGCCACCGTGTCGATGCCGGTGACCTGGGCCGAGATCGAGGCCGGCCTGGCGCCGAACGCCTTTCCGATCGGTGACAAGACGACGCTGGCGAAGCTGGCGCAAGCCGATCCGTGGAAGGATTTTTTCAAGCAGGGGAAGGCGTTGAAGCGCGGGTGAGCTGCCCCGCTCAAGCCAAAAACACTCTCTCAAACGCCTGTTTGCCCGCCGGCGAAAAAATCACCGCGCGGCTGTCCTTCTCGCGGCGCGCCCATTTCTCGGCGAGGATCTTGTCGAGGATGGCGGCGCCCAGCGTGCCGGCGAGGTGCGAGCGGCGCACGCTCCAGTCGAGGCAGGCGCGGCAGACCGGGCGACGCGGCCTGGCGTCGACGTCGATGCCGATGGCGGAAAAATGCGATGCCGCCGACGGGCCGAGCCTGATCTCCCTGTCGTCACGCAGCAATATCTCCTTCTCGACCAGACGGTCGAGCATGGCCACGGCCTGCTCGCCGGCGAGGTGGTCGTAGCAGACGCGGGCCACGCGCATGGCGCCGTCGCGCGGACCCGGCCGCACGCGCTTAGGGCCAACAGCTTCCGCGACACCGGTGATGGCCTCGATCATGCCCGCCACCTGCGGGCCGGCGAGGCCGTAGTAGCGATGGCGACCCTGGCTGGCCAAAGTCAGCAGCCCGCCCTCCATCAATTTCGACAGATGCGAGGAGGCGGTGGGCAGCGACACGCCGGCCTCCAGCGCCAGTTCGCTCGCCGTCAGCGCCGTGCCGCCCATCAGCGCGTTCAGCATG from Mesorhizobium sp. 113-3-3 encodes the following:
- a CDS encoding ArsR/SmtB family transcription factor → MREGPDIARIASLVGDPARANMLNALMGGTALTASELALEAGVSLPTASSHLSKLMEGGLLTLASQGRHRYYGLAGPQVAGMIEAITGVAEAVGPKRVRPGPRDGAMRVARVCYDHLAGEQAVAMLDRLVEKEILLRDDREIRLGPSAASHFSAIGIDVDARPRRPVCRACLDWSVRRSHLAGTLGAAILDKILAEKWARREKDSRAVIFSPAGKQAFERVFLA
- the ligD gene encoding DNA ligase D, producing the protein MAGLEQYHAKRDFKKTSEPAGKVARTGKGEAGGIFVIHKHAATRLHYDLRLEHGGVLWSWAVTRGPSLDPHEKRLAVHVEDHPIDYAPFEGTIPKGEYGGGSVIVWDEGTWLPETDPAKAMKKGHISFELKGHKLHGLWHLVRLQPRAGEKRDNWLLIKSDDAAARPGEDILKDKPESVKSGLTIEEVGEGKAAKGEKPEVWHSNKPAAGKAKTTARKLDFIEPQLATLERDAPPGKDWLHEVKFDGYRMQAQIAGTDVRLLTRTGLDWTEKFDGEIVAELAALKCNDAIIDGEIVVLADSGVSSFALLQQDLSAKRTNRFLYYVFDLMRLDGKDLRGEPLVERKQALQELLGKQPENAAVRFSDHFSEPGKIMLEHACRMGLEGVVSKRADAPYRSGRGPTWVKSKCTARQEFVIGGYLPSDKTGRGLRSLLVGYYEGGKLQYAGRVGTGFSAKGATELKKKLDALTAKESPFDKAVPKGKGMVWVKPELVGEVEFRSWTSDRIVRHASFQGLREDKPAEEIVQEKPKAATGKAKPASSGAGTSAGTMTTTVKLSHPDKLLWPEEKISKQGLLEHYAQVWPRMEQFVVNRPLSLVRAPDGVGGPRFFQKHASAGMSDKIARMKDPTDGEEILFVRDFDGVAALVQYGVVEIHIWGCTIDKLEQPDQIIFDLDPDEGVDVKAVREAALDIRGKLDELSLPNFVKTSGGKGYHVLVPLKPSADWEAVKTFAHDFAKALEQGAPDRYTATLSKKARTGKIFVDYLRNGRGSTTVAPYSSRAKKGATVSMPVTWAEIEAGLAPNAFPIGDKTTLAKLAQADPWKDFFKQGKALKRG
- the ku gene encoding non-homologous end joining protein Ku, giving the protein MAPRPAWKGYLKLSLVTCAVELTNVVTHTERVSFRILNRKTGNTVKRIYVDAETGKPLDEGDEIKGYELDDGDFVHIEEDEIEAVQIESSHTMSLDGFVDKASIQQIYLDTPYYVAPADKVSEEAFAVIRDAMAGKKMAGLARIVLYSRERPVVIEPLGKGMVLTTLRYDNTVRQPDSVFDEIKAVKTDQEMTDLAELIIDKKKAKFDPSKFDDKYEDALLELIRAKKAGHKAPKAKAAPKPSNVVNLFDALKKSLSSSDSGDSGSANASSAKARPAPKRAKPKAAAPKRKSA